One Phaseolus vulgaris cultivar G19833 chromosome 2, P. vulgaris v2.0, whole genome shotgun sequence DNA window includes the following coding sequences:
- the LOC137810063 gene encoding uncharacterized protein At2g23090 — MGGGNGQKSKMAREKNIEKQRAAGKGSQLDSNKKAMSIQCKVCMQTFMCTTSEVKCREHAEAKHPKSDVYACFPHLKK, encoded by the exons ATGGGGGGAGGCAATGGGCAGAAGTCAAAGATGGCTCGAGAAAAGAACATCGAGAAGCAGAGGGCCGCCGGAAAGG GAAGCCAACTGGATTCAAACAAGAAAGCAATGTCCATTCAG TGCAAGGTGTGCATGCAAACATTTATGTGCACCACTTCGGAAGTGAAGTGTAGGGAGCATGCTGAAGCCAAACACCCTAAATCTGATGTTTATGCCTGTTTTCCTCATCTGAAAAAGTGA
- the LOC137810054 gene encoding acyl-CoA-binding domain-containing protein 3-like, translated as MEFLLWEIAFAIVLLSLLLPPVFLKLLSLTPNFEAHENVGVIGLDHDHGVKSDSKSWETDEVVRIVGKIDEFRDKSILGKLRVPEIVDVDCRSPKIRNSKTIDEENSVHNEIELVNLAEDHVVDESNKGVVVNINKVQVELMEYDSSRELKAEEAEILQFEKNYNEIDESSGNEEVGENKDLVVEEDDWEEIERTELEKRFGAAVAFVGSKSNANCLSHEVKMKLHGYYRIATQGPCHEPQPLTLKFFSARAKWIAWRQLGVMSPEQAMEQYISLLSEIIPDWIVENPYEPASEEIMHLQN; from the exons ATGGAGTTTCTCCTATGGGAGATTGCCTTCGCCATagttcttctttctcttctacTTCCACCGGTTTTCCTCAAACTTCTCTCCCTTACCCCAAACTTCGAAGCTCACGAGAACGTGGGCGTTATTGGGCTAGATCATGATCATGGAGTTAAATCTGATTCTAAGAGCTGGGAAACGGATGAAGTTGTTCGAATTGTGGGGAAAATTGATGAATTCAGAGACAAATCGATACTGGGAAAACTAAGAGTCCCAGAAATTGTGGATGTGGATTGCCGATCGCCCAAGATACGCAATTCAAAGACGATTGATGAGGAGAATAGTGTTCACAACGAAATTGAACTTGTGAATTTGGCGGAGGATCATGTTGTGGATGAGAGTAATAAAGGGGTTGTTGTGAACATCAACAAAGTTCAGGTAGAACTGATGGAGTATGATTCTTCTAGAGAGCTCAAAGCTGAAGAGGCTGAGATCTTGCAGTtcgaaaaaaattataatgagaTTGATGAATCTAGTGGGAACGAGGAAGTTGGTGAAAACAAGGACTTGGTTGTGGAAGAGGATGATTGGGAGGAAATAGAAAGAACTGAGTTGGAGAAGCGTTTTGGTGCTGCTGTTGCATTTGTCGGATCCAAGAGCAATGCTAATTGTCTCAGTCATGAAGTGAAGATGAAGCTTCATGGTTATTACCGAATTGCTACACAGGGTCCTTGCCACGAACCCCAACCATTGACACTGAAGTTCTTTTCTGCTCGAGCAAAATG GATTGCATGGCGACAACTTGGGGTTATGAGTCCAGAGCAAGCAATGGAGCAATATATCAGCCTTTTATCAGAAATCATTCCCGATTGGATTGTAGAAAATCCTTAT GAGCCGGCTTCAGAAGAGATCATGCATCTGCAAAACTAG